One stretch of Roseimicrobium sp. ORNL1 DNA includes these proteins:
- a CDS encoding tyrosine-type recombinase/integrase → MERLTPTWDQFQQMVAYTRENTINRRCAASGDFVEFMGLSGLGNGEVAELKVRDVDLARGKIWVRRQKTDTGFHIPIFPRLRPLVERLVRAQRSDPNAKLVPISEAKHALDSACKALQFPHFTQRSLRRMFITDALEKGIDVKTIAEWQGHRDGGKLILETYSHVRRPHHDRMAELLA, encoded by the coding sequence GTGGAAAGGCTTACGCCCACCTGGGACCAGTTCCAGCAAATGGTGGCGTACACACGTGAGAACACCATCAATCGACGTTGCGCCGCCAGCGGTGACTTTGTGGAGTTCATGGGCCTGTCCGGGCTGGGCAATGGTGAGGTAGCTGAACTGAAGGTACGCGATGTGGATCTTGCCCGCGGCAAGATTTGGGTCCGCCGCCAGAAAACGGACACGGGTTTCCATATTCCCATCTTCCCCCGCCTGCGCCCGTTGGTGGAACGGTTGGTACGCGCCCAGCGATCCGACCCAAATGCCAAACTGGTGCCTATTTCGGAGGCCAAACACGCCCTCGACTCTGCCTGTAAGGCGCTACAATTCCCTCACTTCACCCAGAGATCCCTCCGGCGCATGTTCATTACGGACGCCTTGGAAAAGGGCATCGACGTGAAGACCATCGCCGAGTGGCAGGGTCATCGGGACGGGGGCAAGCTGATTCTCGAAACGTACAGCCACGTCCGCCGCCCGCACCATGACAGGATGGCGGAGTTACTCGCTTGA
- the tcmP gene encoding three-Cys-motif partner protein TcmP: MAKPPPHFGAFGGGWSDVKLSVVRDYFTCFNTALSKTGFTRVYIDGFAGGGRVRPGQREKPNPTPLPSRDLFSGHLPQEDAKVSSYEDVDEQEETKFRHGSPLMALETDPGFHEFIFIDRNSNTLAQLEAQVEETGKVRERRVQYICDDANSALSKISQMDWTKRRATIFLDPFALHLRWNTVEDIAKTKAMDMWMLFPAMAVNRMLPRDAEVPEAWAQRLDETFGDSSWRQEFYATPQRGPQSELFPETLFTTREAKLNDPFGRLSRYVTRRLRLVFASTVEEPLILKTASGSPLFLLCFAVANERGAPIATRIAQHIIKKQQNGQ; encoded by the coding sequence ATGGCTAAACCACCACCCCATTTCGGAGCCTTTGGCGGTGGGTGGAGCGATGTAAAGCTCTCCGTTGTCCGTGATTACTTCACGTGTTTCAACACGGCTCTCAGCAAAACCGGTTTCACGAGGGTGTACATTGACGGCTTTGCTGGTGGCGGGCGTGTTAGGCCAGGGCAAAGAGAGAAACCGAACCCAACTCCCCTCCCTTCGCGCGATTTGTTTTCCGGGCACCTACCGCAGGAGGACGCGAAAGTTTCTTCCTACGAGGATGTTGACGAGCAAGAGGAGACAAAATTTCGGCACGGGTCTCCCCTCATGGCTCTGGAAACTGACCCGGGGTTTCATGAGTTTATATTCATTGATCGCAACTCCAACACACTGGCCCAGCTTGAAGCGCAGGTGGAAGAAACAGGAAAAGTACGAGAAAGACGAGTGCAGTACATATGTGACGACGCCAATTCTGCTCTCTCCAAGATCTCGCAGATGGACTGGACCAAGAGGCGTGCCACAATATTCCTCGATCCATTTGCCCTGCACCTGCGATGGAACACTGTCGAGGATATTGCGAAAACAAAGGCAATGGATATGTGGATGCTGTTTCCGGCAATGGCAGTCAATCGCATGTTGCCGCGTGATGCCGAAGTCCCTGAGGCTTGGGCGCAACGTCTTGACGAGACCTTTGGAGACAGTTCCTGGCGACAGGAGTTCTACGCCACTCCACAGAGAGGCCCCCAATCCGAGTTGTTTCCAGAAACCCTATTCACCACGCGTGAGGCCAAGCTGAACGACCCATTTGGACGTTTGAGCCGCTATGTCACCCGGAGACTGAGGCTGGTGTTTGCGAGTACGGTCGAAGAACCTCTGATTTTGAAGACGGCTTCTGGCTCGCCATTGTTCCTCCTATGCTTTGCTGTTGCAAACGAAAGGGGTGCACCAATCGCCACACGAATCGCCCAGCACATCATTAAGAAACAGCAAAATGGCCAATAG
- a CDS encoding phage Gp37/Gp68 family protein, protein MANSSIEWTEFTWNPTTGCDKISAGCKNCYAEVMTRRLKAMGLAKYQAGFAVRCHEDALDMPRAWRKPSVVFVNSMSDLFHDEVPLLFIEKVFEVMNQCPQHVFQVLTKRAERLAQVAKKLNWTPNIWMGVSVENEAATWRIDYLRKVPATVRFLSCEPLIGPLPKLRLAGIHWVIVGGESGAHSRPMSADWVRQIQRQCEKLDVAFFFKQWGGRNKKAAGREINGRTYDGMPARKAAFP, encoded by the coding sequence ATGGCCAATAGCTCCATCGAATGGACTGAGTTTACGTGGAATCCCACAACAGGCTGCGACAAGATCTCTGCCGGCTGCAAAAACTGCTATGCAGAAGTAATGACGCGTCGCTTGAAGGCGATGGGACTAGCCAAGTATCAGGCGGGATTTGCCGTCCGTTGCCACGAAGATGCGCTCGACATGCCGCGCGCTTGGCGGAAGCCCAGCGTAGTCTTTGTCAATTCCATGAGCGACCTTTTTCACGACGAAGTGCCTTTGCTTTTCATCGAAAAGGTTTTTGAGGTAATGAACCAATGTCCTCAGCACGTATTTCAGGTGCTTACAAAGCGCGCGGAACGTTTGGCCCAAGTGGCCAAAAAACTCAACTGGACCCCCAACATCTGGATGGGGGTGAGTGTAGAGAATGAGGCGGCAACTTGGCGAATTGACTACCTTCGAAAAGTACCCGCGACTGTTCGTTTTCTTTCCTGCGAACCCCTAATAGGCCCCCTGCCAAAGCTTAGGTTGGCCGGTATTCATTGGGTTATTGTAGGCGGTGAAAGCGGCGCTCACTCCCGGCCTATGTCAGCAGACTGGGTTCGCCAGATCCAGCGACAGTGTGAAAAACTCGACGTTGCCTTTTTCTTCAAGCAATGGGGCGGTAGAAACAAGAAGGCTGCGGGTCGGGAGATCAACGGAAGGACATATGACGGCATGCCTGCAAGGAAGGCGGCCTTTCCATGA
- a CDS encoding PD-(D/E)XK nuclease family protein produces the protein MTTLAESPLPQAEPSEQDIITGLQQTVSASRLALFLQCRLKFWFRYVLKLTKPKTPSLHLGNTVHAVLKGWNKARWLQNPLTLKQAHDAYTAAWADNTEGSVNWDPGEEEEEKTTGWRLVDTYLREHHVPAEVKPDAVEVPVEADLRRHGLPKLIGILDLVQQRKIIDYKTIASTPTPEKVAHSTEIQTSSYAILYRHNTGNTEAGIQLHHLVKLKNPRVVITSLPPISQQQETRLYRQMDAYLDGLQQPHFVPSPGMHCSSCEFFNECRRA, from the coding sequence ATGACTACCCTCGCTGAATCTCCCCTACCCCAAGCCGAGCCCAGCGAGCAGGACATCATCACCGGCTTGCAGCAAACGGTCTCGGCTTCACGGCTGGCGCTGTTCCTGCAATGCCGTTTAAAGTTCTGGTTCCGCTACGTGCTCAAGCTCACAAAGCCCAAGACTCCCTCGCTCCATCTCGGCAACACGGTTCACGCTGTGCTGAAGGGCTGGAACAAAGCCAGATGGCTCCAAAACCCACTTACGCTCAAACAAGCTCATGATGCTTACACAGCAGCATGGGCGGACAATACAGAAGGTTCGGTAAACTGGGATCCTGGCGAGGAAGAAGAGGAAAAAACAACCGGCTGGCGCCTAGTGGACACTTACCTGCGGGAACATCATGTTCCCGCGGAGGTAAAGCCCGATGCCGTGGAAGTCCCTGTCGAAGCAGATCTGCGTCGGCATGGCCTGCCCAAGCTCATCGGCATTCTGGATCTGGTGCAACAACGCAAGATCATCGACTACAAAACCATCGCCTCCACCCCCACTCCGGAGAAGGTCGCTCATAGTACTGAGATCCAGACCAGCAGCTACGCCATCCTTTACCGGCACAACACCGGCAACACCGAGGCTGGTATCCAACTGCACCACCTGGTGAAGCTCAAGAACCCCAGAGTGGTGATCACCTCGCTGCCTCCCATCAGCCAGCAACAGGAAACCCGACTGTATCGGCAGATGGATGCCTACCTGGACGGACTCCAGCAACCGCACTTCGTGCCTTCACCGGGTATGCATTGCTCAAGCTGCGAGTTCTTCAACGAATGCCGGCGAGCATAA
- a CDS encoding WGR domain-containing protein has translation MDKITLYFREGSSDKVYTASIDPRDGGFVVSFAYGRRGTTLTTGTKTPSPVEYQVAKGIYDKLVKEKTAKGYTPGEDGTRYQHTDKAPQATRIQCQLLNTIEETRIQELITHPDWWLQEKLDGRRLLIRRDGSTVTGINRLGLEIALPQSLVESALACTANFIIDGEGLGNTLHVFDVLNLHGEDLRGLCYAERFVRLGKLLKASDAPHFRLVDTALHLSDKRALFEQLQSEHREGVVFKHMMAHYTAGRPASGGMQLKHKFCETASFIVTKPNSKRSVSLILFDEDRVVPAGNVTIPPNHEIPVPGTVVECRYLYAFRESGSIYQPVYLGPREDIRAEECTTAQLKYKAEVVQPAA, from the coding sequence ATGGACAAGATCACCCTCTATTTTCGCGAAGGATCCTCTGACAAGGTTTACACCGCCAGCATTGATCCCAGGGATGGCGGTTTCGTCGTCAGCTTCGCCTACGGTCGCCGTGGTACCACACTCACCACTGGAACCAAAACACCTTCGCCTGTCGAGTATCAGGTCGCCAAGGGCATCTACGACAAGCTTGTGAAGGAAAAGACTGCCAAGGGCTACACCCCCGGAGAAGACGGCACCCGCTACCAGCACACAGACAAGGCGCCACAGGCCACTCGCATTCAATGCCAACTCCTTAACACCATCGAGGAGACCCGCATTCAGGAATTGATCACCCACCCCGACTGGTGGCTTCAAGAGAAGTTGGATGGACGGCGCCTCCTCATCCGCCGGGACGGCTCCACCGTCACCGGCATCAATCGCCTCGGCTTGGAGATTGCCCTGCCGCAGTCCCTGGTGGAAAGCGCCCTGGCCTGTACCGCCAACTTCATCATCGATGGCGAAGGGCTCGGCAATACCCTTCACGTATTCGATGTACTGAATCTCCACGGCGAGGATCTGCGTGGCCTCTGCTATGCCGAACGCTTCGTGCGCCTGGGCAAGCTTCTCAAGGCATCCGATGCTCCCCACTTCAGACTGGTGGATACGGCGCTTCATCTCAGCGACAAGCGTGCCTTGTTCGAGCAGCTCCAAAGCGAGCACCGCGAAGGGGTCGTCTTCAAGCACATGATGGCTCACTACACGGCGGGCCGTCCTGCTTCCGGCGGCATGCAGCTCAAGCACAAGTTCTGCGAGACAGCCTCCTTCATCGTGACCAAGCCCAATTCTAAGCGCAGTGTATCCCTCATCCTCTTTGACGAGGACCGGGTGGTTCCCGCAGGCAACGTGACCATTCCGCCCAACCACGAGATCCCGGTTCCGGGCACCGTGGTGGAGTGCCGCTACCTGTACGCCTTCCGCGAGTCCGGCTCCATCTACCAGCCGGTGTACCTCGGTCCGAGGGAGGACATCCGCGCGGAGGAATGCACGACCGCCCAGCTCAAGTACAAGGCCGAGGTTGTACAGCCTGCCGCATAA
- a CDS encoding DNA polymerase III subunit beta, producing MKPITLPAAELKPALTGLAKVINTRSTLPVLSNIKVERTSDGWIALTSTDLDRWVTVRLEHPAEGPPSTVMLPYDQLSQVVKSCGKGENIEVTSTEDTSIIRFPLGDTLGESKVSFISPDEFPKTPKLKSESIPLPSGLRESLLEAMECASNDQTRYVLNGTFIDSMDPKANYIVATDGKHLYSANSFTLPLKDSVIIPIHKFLAWKEFNGDGEWQMRVGDQHLQLSTRRWRFITKTIEGKYPDWRTPIPDPSTIKTSIALDPSKLDTLIKLIQRMPCHDDTYHTLGLEWKEGHLMLMGKDKPQDEWLRVPVPDVKGEGPDMTLYLNRIYLIKGLGFGMHVISLIDPQSPIRLHSGGKQLIVMPVRDNAGPPPEPTAPQPPVDATPPNPNSPPTTAAQPTPPPPMQTPPRSHEQHPPAAAANGSTTSVAANTNKQETKSGLETALVHLESIKTSYREACIGLSKLGDSLRAAMREQRASEKEIQGVRQTLRSLQGVRI from the coding sequence ATGAAACCGATCACACTGCCTGCGGCGGAACTCAAACCCGCCCTCACAGGACTCGCCAAAGTCATCAACACTCGCTCCACCCTTCCCGTCCTTAGCAACATCAAGGTGGAACGCACCAGCGACGGCTGGATCGCCCTAACCAGCACCGACCTCGACCGCTGGGTGACTGTACGCCTGGAACATCCCGCCGAAGGTCCACCCTCCACCGTGATGCTTCCCTACGATCAGCTTTCGCAGGTCGTGAAGAGCTGTGGCAAGGGCGAGAACATTGAAGTCACCTCCACCGAGGACACCAGCATCATCCGGTTCCCATTGGGGGACACCCTTGGAGAATCCAAGGTGTCATTCATCTCGCCGGATGAATTCCCGAAAACTCCCAAGCTGAAGAGCGAGTCCATCCCGCTGCCATCCGGCCTGCGTGAGTCACTCCTGGAGGCCATGGAGTGTGCCAGCAATGACCAGACCCGGTATGTACTCAATGGAACGTTCATTGATTCCATGGACCCGAAGGCCAACTACATCGTCGCCACAGACGGCAAGCACTTGTATTCGGCCAACTCATTCACGTTGCCGCTCAAGGACTCCGTCATCATCCCCATTCACAAATTCCTGGCATGGAAGGAATTCAACGGCGACGGCGAATGGCAGATGCGGGTCGGCGACCAGCACCTCCAACTCAGTACCCGCCGTTGGCGTTTCATCACCAAAACCATTGAGGGTAAATACCCTGACTGGCGTACGCCCATCCCGGATCCAAGCACCATCAAGACAAGCATCGCGCTTGATCCGTCGAAGCTGGACACGCTCATCAAGCTGATTCAGCGGATGCCCTGCCATGATGACACCTACCACACCCTCGGCCTGGAGTGGAAGGAGGGACATCTCATGCTCATGGGCAAGGACAAACCCCAGGATGAGTGGCTTCGGGTTCCGGTGCCTGACGTCAAGGGCGAGGGCCCGGACATGACACTCTACCTGAATCGCATCTACCTCATCAAAGGGCTCGGCTTCGGGATGCATGTCATCAGCCTCATTGATCCGCAGTCTCCCATCCGCCTCCACAGCGGCGGCAAGCAGCTAATCGTGATGCCAGTGCGGGACAATGCAGGTCCCCCTCCTGAACCCACGGCACCGCAACCGCCTGTCGACGCGACACCCCCCAACCCCAACTCTCCGCCTACCACGGCGGCACAACCCACCCCACCACCACCCATGCAAACGCCCCCGCGATCCCACGAGCAACATCCTCCTGCTGCTGCAGCCAACGGTTCCACCACTTCCGTCGCTGCCAATACGAACAAGCAGGAAACCAAGTCCGGACTCGAAACTGCCCTTGTGCATCTGGAGAGCATCAAAACCAGCTACCGCGAAGCCTGCATCGGCCTCTCGAAGCTTGGCGATTCCCTCCGTGCCGCGATGCGCGAGCAGAGAGCCAGCGAGAAGGAAATCCAGGGAGTGCGTCAGACACTCCGCTCGCTTCAGGGCGTGCGCATCTAG
- a CDS encoding DUF932 domain-containing protein, with amino-acid sequence MIAHLEPPPVIMPPRRSPNLVLHCGAQAVDLKEVRKVSTPRPTETWCPIPHDQLISTVQRTLTSTRLRIGNEAHSLTHDGMRYFGLMEIHAQKPNDDYCWVLGLRNSHDKQFPAGIVAGASCFVCDNLSFSGEIKFARKHTRFIVRDLPQLVERSIGLLMAKWHDQDKRIAAYKEAEITDINAHDLVIRATDVGVCSNRQIPPVLHEWREPRHEAFQGRNVWSLFNAFTESLKEGNLAELPKRTEALHGLLDTYVGLSA; translated from the coding sequence ATGATTGCCCATCTCGAACCTCCACCCGTCATCATGCCTCCCCGTCGCAGTCCGAATCTCGTGCTTCACTGCGGCGCTCAGGCCGTGGATCTCAAGGAAGTCCGCAAGGTCTCCACGCCCCGCCCCACGGAAACCTGGTGCCCCATCCCACATGACCAGCTCATCTCCACGGTTCAGCGAACCCTTACCTCCACCCGCCTGCGCATCGGCAACGAGGCGCACAGCCTGACACACGATGGGATGAGGTACTTTGGGCTGATGGAAATCCATGCGCAAAAACCCAATGACGACTATTGCTGGGTGCTGGGACTACGAAACAGCCACGACAAGCAGTTCCCCGCGGGCATTGTTGCCGGAGCAAGCTGCTTCGTTTGCGATAATCTGTCCTTCAGTGGGGAAATTAAATTCGCCCGCAAACACACGCGTTTCATCGTCCGAGACCTGCCCCAATTGGTCGAGCGCTCCATCGGATTGCTCATGGCGAAATGGCATGACCAGGATAAGCGCATTGCCGCCTACAAGGAAGCGGAGATCACCGACATCAATGCACACGATTTGGTCATTCGAGCCACGGATGTCGGCGTGTGCAGCAATCGGCAGATTCCTCCGGTGCTTCATGAATGGCGCGAGCCCCGGCATGAGGCGTTTCAAGGGCGGAATGTCTGGAGCCTGTTCAACGCCTTCACCGAGTCTCTGAAGGAGGGCAACCTTGCCGAACTGCCGAAACGCACGGAAGCCTTGCATGGATTGCTCGATACGTACGTCGGACTCTCCGCGTAA